The genomic stretch agtaacaaaaaaacagactagaaactttcacatttaagtaTTAGTgagataagtacctacctactaacctGTATCcggtaaaattgaaatttaaatactgggattttgcaaaaattcccgtgggaatttgtaataattatttgtacCTATGTCGTTGAGTTCCATAAACATTGCCTTAAAAAACCTGTGCTGAATTAGCTACTTATTTATATGGCTCTAATTCTAGCTTTTGTAATTTAACGCGCTAAGGTTACGTAAGAAAAGtttttatagtatttatttaagttttcttaaatatTCTAATTTTCTccaaaactttttgttttttttttctgtaaaggTACAAGTTTCCAATAGATGTTACATACCTTCTACGAAGAattagaaaacttaaaaaagcaAGGTTCAGATCGGtaaagtcttcttcttcttcttaaaaggGAAATTACATTCCCTGAATATGGCATCGGTAAAGTCGTTCTTAAGTTATAGCGAGCGTGTCTAAGAGAAATAGGGACAACACATAGGGAAGGTGGGTTACACTGGATCATGGGTAACAGTGGATCTTTTGGTATAGTTTTATGTGTATTACACACACGCCCGTGAGCGGTTGCGACATTGTTGCTCTTACATCCCCCCGCTTGCCAAACTAGTTATCGTATCAGTATCGAAACGAGAGGTAACGGTGCAGTGCATCGGGCACTTAGTAagtaaaaaagtatatttttaagccATTTTTAAACATGTTTGGCTTCTGTTCGTGTCGAcattacataatttaaatatttttttctgatttttgatttataaagtGGGATTTTATAACAATCTTTCAGTCTCACgtcaaatgtaaaattttatacgTTTTTATTTGTACAACTTCTGTTATTGGGGAACAGCGGATCAATTTAAATTGGGTCACAGTGGATTACGATCCACTATAGGTAACCGGTATAGcctcctgaagcccaccatataaatattttgaaaaaaattgactaagcaattagaatctaattgtttcgagaataaattcaaacttccgtcaaactgccatggtgtaaaacaatagaaaaacaaaagaatttttactttgttacattgtcataaattcctaattcccttgaacttattgtgtacattctatttCACATTGGGCCGCACGAGGATAGGAGATtttcgtatttaaaaaaaacatgaaatagaAAGATACACATTACTATACACGCACAAGCTTTCAAGGTTGAAATATAGCAAAATTTTCTATGTTCTACATTCAACCGCCACAATGCGAAGATTAGTTTCtattgtttcataaaaaatcattaaattaaagTTAGTGTTTTCAGTTATAATTTAGTGAATCCCGTACGATCCATTGTACCTCAGATCCCTGATTCAGTGTTACCTAGGCATGGGTTACAGTGGATCAagcgccaattttttttaatttcccaagtgctttctttgtctttgtttttcAAACATAGATAGTAAACGtatgttttaagaaaaaaactgaGCTTTTTGAAGAGACACTAGTGCGATTAaatcaatttgaaaaaaaaaactgccccACTGTGTCTCTCCCctacctaggtaggtatattataaaattaactaaagaaataaaaatatttcgaaCAATTGATGTGGTCTATATCGAGTTAGTAAGAAACTTAAATGACTGTCTATTGGTTTCATTATTACCAATTTATTATTACCGTTATATTAAGTAAATACTTTAATCTTAAAATACTACAAATCACGACAAAAAGATACAAACAGCGTCATTCACGGcgtactgtaaaaaaataagttttgcgTTTTTTCCGTATTAAGGATTTACAAATGTCGCACTGTAGGTATATACTTATTACAATTAGAAaatagtttaaattttgaatactCACAGGCTGAATGATgtgcagtacctacctaccaaagtCATAGtgtcgaaattaaaaaaaaatagaaaatattggcggtttattttaattaagcgCAAATTACCTAGGTACTTACACTTTTTGCAATCAACAATCTGAAGTAAACATCTCAGCAATGGAATTGCGTTGTAAACTCTTGCTATATTTGGATAAAAGGCGCTTTTTGCTAGACATCAAGGATTCTTGTGAGAAGTTTTTAGAAGAACTGAATGAAAAGTCACTGCGTTTCCCGCCATTTCGGTACGTACTAGAAGTTGACGTCATGGATGTACTCGACCTGTTTCCAGACCTCGGGGAGCTTTTGCTTCAGGAACCATTAAAGTGGCAGCAATTTAGCAACGAAATCCTATATTCTTGTCTACTGGCTGTTAATAGATCTGCTCAATGTGTAGAATTTCCTCAAGTCGCTGTTATATTGCGATTAAAAAGTGTACCCACAGTTTTGCATCGTGTTAATCCTCATAACTTTACTGGGTTGGTACATTTCCAAGGGCTTCTTCTGGCGATCTCAAAGCCTACGAGCTACGCATACCATACCGTTTGGTCCTGCCCCGAAGAGTGTGAAGGCAGTGATGTAATCCTACAGCGCATACCACGCGTACCGCCGAAATGTTATGTATGCAGAAGTGTCTTATTTGAGAACAGTGGTTTGAAAAGATGCGGCGAACAAGTAGCAGCTACGTTTCTGTTGAAAAACCATCTGTTAACTAAAAAGTTTATGGTCACTGATGATTTGATTACCAAACTTAATTTGGgttctaaatataatatttacgcCGTTATCTTAAACAAAATAACGTCGACATGGTCTATAGAAGAAATTGTGGGCTTACCGGCTCCAATAACAAGTCCTATTCCTTTAGACATTTCAGAATTATATAGAGCATGCGATGGATTGCCGTGCACCTTCATATTCTGTCTTGCTTCCAGTATAGGATTGACCGTTTGTCCTTTGAATACTTTTATGCAACTAAAGATCAGCCTTCTGATGAGTCTGGCAACCGTTAAAGCTAATGAACTGATAGAGTCAAAAATAATCCACGTTCTTGCCGCAAGCTTTGACACACGATACGTCGGAGAACTTATGATTGAGGCAGCGAAACTTGCCGACAGTTCAAGCGTTTTAGGAACTTCGAACACCATGACCTCGACTACGTTAATATCTAGCTCTGGCGGGATCTGTGTCATGCCTCTACCACTGCACTCTTACAATCAAAAGCAAATTTCGGCGGTTCTCACATCAATTGAGAGCAGCGAAATTACAACTGAAACAGGTCGGGCGAGACTTCGTTGTGCTGTTTGGGCGCAAGGGAtggatttcaaaaaaatactgcTCTTTAACGTGGCCAATGTCTTCGGAACAGTCTGCCGAGGGGACCTCGGGGAATATAGTGAGGAACTAGTAGACTTTGCTCTACAGAAAGCTATGGAGCCAGAGGAAATTAGCGAAGAAGAAATGAAGGCACGCAAAGACTTGGCGTCGTATCTAGACTTGGTTGCTGGGATACAGGTGTCGTTAGACAATCACACAGAAAGGCTTCTGAGGAATTACATGTTGACGGCACGGCGCGAGTTGCCAAAAGGTGTTTCCGTTGGGAATATGGAGGCGCTGGTGTTGACTTGCTTGACTTCGGCTAGACTGTGTGGTAGAGCTGTAGCCAACGTTAATGACGCGGTATTTGCGATTTGGCTCCACATTAGCGGATGTCCGGAACCGAGGATCGCACCAGATGAATACTTGCAACCACCGGCTGATGTTAAGAAGCTGAGAAAAACAATAGACGGTTTTAAGAACTGGCTGGAACAATTCACTTGCATAATGGATTTTGAGTAACATTTTCCTCGTTTTTCGAGACTGACCAAGGCAtggaataataacattttattacctattataaGTGACGACGCGATGTGATGATCGACGACTGTTAATTGTTTAGCGTTATGAGTTAGCCCGGTATCATCATAGATAACTAGATAATAAATAGGGCACATTGTTTTGTATATAAAGTTCTGAtgatattaaatgaaatttatatttcaattaaaaaaaacatttttatttttatgcaatgGCACATTATAATAACACATAGATACATCTATGAAACAAAGAGTTTATTAGAACCAATTCAtcatacatataaaattaaacagtagGTTTACTTAGTTGActagacaaataaataattagattttaaataacaattttaaaatcTCTAAGTATAAATACGTAAATGGGGCACAATCCATAAAAGTAATGATTAAAGTTTCCCCCTATTTTTGCTTgtcatattatgtaggtatataaaatgtCTTAAATCTGTTGTACAAAACGTAACATATTTTGTGTTcacaattacaaaattatatttaaaatgtcaattaaTGGTATACTAACACTAACATAAAACGCCACAAcgaaaaccatacttaaaatgttattaaaaaaatctcaaaaatttACGAAATAATTAGTTAAAGGTCTATTTTTACTGCacacatacataacaatataACAACAAagatacaatacatacaatgaAAAGTTTACATGCATACACATTTTTCACAGTTccataatagttttaaaaaggCACATTGGCATTTCATTACTAAATATAATTTCTCATGTTATTTTGCTAAAAAGCTATAatcaaaatctgtttttttcaaCAATTCTCTCTGCATGGTCAATTTTTCTGTTAATTGTGAATGATTTTTCCGTAATTTTAAACTttcttcaattaaattttttagtttttcgtcTTCTTCTACCTTATTCAACACTTTGATGCAGTGACTGGAGACCGATTCACCAATTTTGAAGTCCCTTTTCTGAAATGATACTACACTATATGGTAAATTTGCAAGGTCATCAGCTTCACTGCTAAGAAGACTTATTGTGGCCCACATGCAATCAGTTAATTCATTACTTAAGGTTGTCAAATCTGTATTCAGTTTATCATTATTATCAGCTGCATTAGTAATAATGTCAGAAATTTTCGTAAACTCTGTATTTAAATCCATGAGTTTTAACATAAAAGGCTGATGACTCATCTCCAATACAATTTTACATCTCAGTTTAAGACATTCATAACACAATTTTATGATGTCAGTGCATGGTTTCTCTTTTGTTCTCTGGTCATTGAAGAATTCACCCTTTTTGAAGTTTACATATGTTTTCAGAGTTTCAGAGAGGAGAGACTGGAAATTGTTTCTCGCAACAAAGTTATTGATTTCTATGGATAAAACTTCATTACTGCGTCTAGTTGCCGATTGGAGTCTCACAGAGAGCTGAGTCCATGCAAGCTGTAGTTTTGTAACTTTCTCAGAGCGATCATCTATATCTTTGAAGAGTTTGTCGAAACCTCCTAAATAATTCACACCAGTTCCATCCTCTCTCAAACGTTCAACATGCTTTTTACCAGTCTCAGTCATATTTGTAATCAATTCTTGTTTTTCAATCAGTTTTCCTATACATTTGTCAACTGTGTTATGTTTTAGAAGCAACAGTTTACCTTCATGTTTTAGAGACTCGGCTCTTGCAAACAGGCTGTGTATGAGAGATTCATACATTTCTACTTGTGATAGTACGAAGAAGACTCCATTCTTGTATAAGTTTTGGctgtttttaaaattgtacAGAGCCTTTTGGTTTTCCTTGAGAGCTCTTTGAATTGCTTTTGGAACAATGGGTTCAATGACATCTTTTAAGATAAGAGTTTTATCAAACACATATAACATGTTAGTGCATGATTCATTCCAGTAATTTATTACTAGTTCATCATCTCCAATGTTAAGATAATTTTTGGGCGatattataatttgtttgtCTGCTGTAATCTTGGTGTCATTTTGGAGGAATTTTTTCAATGCCTGTATATTTGTTTTCTCATCTATTTCATAAGCATGTTGGGAAAGTGTGGATACCGAAAATACCTTGACTATCTTTTTAGACAAAATATCTTCAAGTAGGTCAAAGATCACAATTTTACTAGCTGCTGTTGCCTGTTGTTCTGTTGGTATGTTGAAGGTGACCTTTGATGGAGCATCCCTCCCTCTCAGTTTAGGGTCCCACTCTAATGCAATACGCAaccatttttctaaaaattcttTAAGGGGCTTTGAGATATAATTTTCaggaaatatttcatttgaATATTCTATGTCACCATGATGTGTTTCATATACACAGATATTATCATGCAATTTCTTTTTCACTTGAGGTATCCACTGGACGGGTGCCAAGTATGGGAGAAAAGGTCTTGTACCACAAATTATCTCAAATGCAAGGAGCCCAAAAGACCAAAAATCAACAGAGTTGCTGTATGATTTGCTGGCAAATAACTCTGGAGCTAGATACTGTAAAGTTCCCACAAAGCTTGCACAGACAGAGTTTGAGTCAATTTCTTTCGCATAACCTAGGTCTATAAGTTTGTAGACTATTTTCTTTGGTGATTGGACACCAAGGTTGTTCTTTGAAGGACTGTCAATTATCTGCAGTACAACATTTTCGGGTTTCAGATCCCGGTGAGTGATTCTGTTGCTGTGAAGGAACTGCATAGCATTTCTGATATCACTAAGAATTTGTCTTACTTGCGGTTCCCTGAGACCCGCACAGAATTCTGCTTTGTTGAGAAGCTGCCGCAAGTCTCCGCCGCCGCAGTACTCCATGCATAATATAGGTAGGCGCGACGGATTGACGCGCTCTAACCCTTTAGAAAATTCTGGAGGCAATTCCTTAGTACTCACTATGTTAGCATTATTCGTATTTTGTAGCATTTCCACTTCTTTCGTCCATCTTTCCCTGTGCTTATCATTGAGTTCATCGGACCACTTGCAGGTTTTGATGGCTAATTTTTCATCGGTCCTATTGTGCCGCCAGAGCACAACGACACCAAAACTTCCGGACCCTAGCACTCGATCCTTTGTCCAGTCTCCGATAAAAACTAAGTCGTTCATTTTCAATAGCGGAAGTCCCAAGAAGGATTAGATGAGAATATGGCACAACTTGCATACCGCTTCAGGAATAAAAATAGGTCTTAACtacttttaaagtgcaaaaataaCTCTGGTATCACGAAAACTGATAAACTTTGTGTAATAGGTTCTTTTTAGGGCGCCGTATTAAATCGGAAATGTCTATAGAAGCGTTCCcaattaaagtaataaaaaagaaaacacattAGCCGGTTGAATACAGTGTTAGGTCAAACTAATTAAGACTACACATGAActgtattttatataaacaaataaactttcCATGACTTATTTCGCACACCACAAATGCCCTTAGCCATGATTGCCATATAAAGTACCTCAATGACACAAATGtcacaaaaataaacatggTTCAGCAAAGTTACATTTTCGGTTGCGTGTTAAAATTACGCAGCTGATAGGGGGAATGTTTCCATATGAATTTTAAGCAACTAAAAGCCTTATTGACTTCAATTCTGAGAATAAAACGATTTATGTATGCACAGATAACTTTGTCCAGTAGCAGTTCCAATCTACGCAGCTTTATTGAGTGGAacttgaaaaattataaaaacaaaacaaatatattttaaattataacatgATCAGAGAATTACTTACTTTCCGCATGAATCGTAATagctgaattatttatttatgtttttaagctTCACTTTATTTCTAGTTCTCTTTAGTCTAATCCAACATCCAACCAAATTCAATTTGACTTTGAAGTTGAAGTTTGTTTGACACTTTTGACAGACAGAAAAGATAAGTTGTTTGATGACGGAAGATATTTTcctcggtttttttttgtgcaaattTAATTGGAGAATAAAATGATTCATtcaattaacttttttgtttaatggACTATGTTCAGATACGTGACATTCACGTAAACCTCAAGATGCTTAACGTAGATGCAACTTGTCGAACATGTACAAAGAATGGAGATAATTTGGTGGATATTTTTGACCCCTGGAAGACCGAAAATGAGGATTCTGCTCAACTCTCAGACTTCTCAGAGGTCTTGAAGACTTTCACGGGAACACAGGTAATTGAGGATGTCATATTGGCTATGTCAATGTTAAATTACGTAAGACTACTCTTTACCCGCGGCATTGCTCGTGttaaatgacattttaatttggAAAAAGCAAAGAATACCACATCCaatgtcattaaaaataaaataaataaatctattatCGGACTTTCGTTAATCTTCAgataatattttgatatttgtacttataaaatatttaattacagattACTAAAGATGACGGATTACCTACAAAATTATGCGAAGAATGTGTCAAAGCTCTTCAATTCATGTTCAACTTTCGTCAACAAGTACTCAACTCCTACGACGAGTTGAAAAGAATGATCGAAGAGCAAACCGATGTGAAGAATGAACATATTGAAATAGATCTTAAGACAGAGGACCAATTCGACTATGATTTCTGCTACGATGATTTCTTACTTGATGATTTTCCTAAACAAGAGAATGAAGAAAAGGGCTTTGTTTGCAATGAATGTAACAAGCACTATGTTAATGAGAAACGTtttttaaaacacttaaaaacacaTGAGAAACCTAGCTTTCAGTGTTCTATATGTAGTAAAGCTTATCACAGGCAGTCTAATCTGGACCGTCACTTGGCTAAACACAGCAAATGTACAATATGCCTTAGTTATTTTGAATCAGAGGCTCTACTATTAAAACATATGAGCGAACATGTTAATGGTGTTGAAATAAAGACTGAGGAAGAAGATGAACTGTACAAATGCTCTGAATGCGATGTGGTTTATACAAAACATAGATCTTTAGCTATGCATATGAAGAAACATAAGTTCAAAGGGAAAATAGAAGGGAAAAAGGATTATGAATGTGATGTTTGTTCAAAGGAGTTTACGTTAAAAAGCTTATTGCGGAGGCATATGAAACTGCATAGCAAGGAACGCCCGTTCCAGTGCCTGAAATGTAACAAAAGTTATTCTAGACAAGACCAATACAATGATCATATGAATAAACATAATGGAGTCAGGCCTTACGTCTGCCCACATTGTAGTAAAGGTAAATGTTGTAAGCACTGTATTAGCATCAACAATCTATTACAATTTCTactaagtacagtcacctgcattaatatctaacACAATAAAGCATGCATGACtttctgatatgactctatttctagggccaataggatgtatcagatatttttatgcactctgctgtggcaaatattaatgttgaatattgctgtacaacttgtttttttttattttttcgtggTCTTGCAACATCAACATTTGACAGGATAGCTTTTGTAGCATTAATGTTGTATGTTCTGAGGCACTTGAAAATTTTTATTCATCTGCGCATAGTGTGCCCACTATTCTTCCACCTAACTGGCTGGAGCATACTGCTTCGTTAAACAGTGCTAGTGCTGCACACCCTGGTGCAGTAGTTACACTGCCTGCCTGAGTTGCACGCCAATGCATCGGGGGTCTCCATTCTAAAACGCTCTTGCAGTCTTTGCTGTGTCTTCGGCACACCTGGTTTGTTCACGATCTTTAACTGACGACTCTGACCTACGTTGGCCATTTTCGTGCGTTGTCTAATGAGTTCGCTGAGGACTCGATAACGTAGCGTTATGCCTAGCATGCCTCGCCTGCTGTTAGCGCTGAATGTCAGCGGCCGTACGCGTCGCGCGCTGCCGTCTGCGGCGACCACCGCAGGCAGAGGCCTTCAGTGAGCGTTCTAGTGTCGAGCCGATCGGACGCCGTCagcgagtaggtacctactgtcaTGGCGAGTCGTGACGTGGCGGTCAGCAGGATACTGAAACGACCCGCACTGACCGTCAGCGCTGAAGCTGAGATGAGCTGTCGGCACTAATGATCAGTGTGACTCTGAAAACAGCCTTAAACTCGTGGACAGATTAGTAAAGaagcaacatttttatttcagccTTCACGCAGCTCTGCAGCCTCAAAGACCACGTGCGCACGCACACGGGCGAGACTCCGTACCTGTGTTCGCAGTGCGGCCGCGGCTTCAACAACAGTTCCAATCTGCGCCAGCACATGATGCGCCACACCGGGCTGAAGCCCTTCGCCTGTAACTTGTGCCCCAAACGGTTCTCCACTAAAGGTAACCGAGCTTAACTAAGCTCCGGGGAGTTGGGGATGTGTTGGGTTTTTTAGCTGAGGAGAGTCCATATGTCCATAGGTCGCTGGTTCatatccggctcgaaggaccaacTTATGTTGGGGTTACCTTGTTTGTTGTTAAATATGAATAATAGTTTTAGaccttaagttttttattgGCACAACTTATTCTAATGATACAGAGATAATACGAATGCACCCGGCTGATTCGCTAATTAAAGGTGCGCTGGCGTCGCGGGCTGTCTTTTGGTAAGACGACGCGATGCGGTGCTCGATTGCAATGCACCGAACAGTCTGGGCCCTCCTTTCCCAGTCGTCCATAATGAATTGTTCCCGACTGCATGCCcccatctcctataaagcaAATTATATAAACTTTAAACACTAAggtcaagtaaataaaagcaagaaCCTAAGCTAAAGTGGTAGTGCCAAgatgcgctcttggcagcggtatcggcaatttttggaaaaaatattagttttccttatacaaatatacaattttactcgcaaatgtgatgaaaaacattgtatgtcgcacgggcgttAAAGCCCTTAGtgttcgacttcgggcttctaatagactctcgtttgtaaatccttatttaccgcccttaggacacaatgtactattttttatacCATTATGAATAAGTGACCGTTGTCCTCAGGGCAGATGACGTGTCACGTGGGCACGCACACGGGCGCTCACCCGTACAAGTGCGCGCAGTGCGGCGCCGCCTTCACCAAGCCCAACTCGCTCAAGAAGCACCAGCTCATACACCAAGGGGTCAAGCCCTTCGCCTGTGACAGCTGCAGCATGCGGTAACACGCACAATATATAAGAGACACCATCCCCCCCTATTgattacggcactagactggcgcatcaatcaatattactttgacacaatcCCTGTCACGGACaccaacaaactatagtgagaAAGGTTAAAAAATCCGctctgtgaacaaattttgtgcgccgttttgatgtaagaaacatgcagtctataccaTAGATGCCGATGCTCCCCACACTAGCGTCTTTAGAGACGCCGCTGCGACGCGACGCCAGCGCAACGTTTTTTGCGAACAAGTACACTGATTCGCGCGACGCGCGCCAGCGCTGACGGCGTGTCGCCGCGGCGTCGACGTCGCTTCGACGCTGCACGGACGCATTATAGTCGCCatatatttcggagcggccaaggcgATCAAtcaaacatgaactctaatttcttaacaatagagtgcatgtgccgatatttttgaccaactTGGCAGCTCAGAAATATCCCATAtctcgtcactacttttaaaaaaactcgtagctcaaaatagataatttttctgagtgaactttatagacatcacgtcaaggttcaattttgttgacatattgattttagatacgagattttttcaaagtattgaCGATCTACATAACTTAAATATAAACTTGTATGTTCCAGTTTCTCTTGCAAGGACCACTTGAAGCGCCACTATCGCATCCATACGGGCGAGAAGCCCTACCGCTGCCAGTACTGCGAGCGCGCGTTCACGCAGAGCAACGACCTCGCCAAACACACGCGCATGCATCTCGGACAGAACATATACCAGTGAGTCGCTGCCCTACAGGccaggggtggccaaccggCCGGTCGCGACTATTAGTCCATTCGATCGTGGCAGTATTGCACAACTCCTGCAATTGGGCCAACTGACTACACGCATTTAGAACCAAATAAATGTAACGAAacgatatcaaaaaaaaaaaactaattctaTTGGCCTGCTAACCTAGATCCTACTAGGACCTAGATACATGTACCTACATCGATGCATCGATATTTACCTTTCCATGTTTCGAATCAGTCCGATACATCGTTTTCGTTTGATATTTACGATGTATCGATGTATTTTATTCAGCGAATCGAATAATGACctcatatatttatatacaaaacctAGTCAAGTTAAGCTTTGACAGTGGGATTTGTGCAAGCCGTTACCATTCCACCATTCTTGACCCCCGCCCGCTGTCTAAGCCGCATAATTTTTTCGAGGGAAAAATGAGTTTTGTACTCGAGTTTtacacactgcttttcacttccaGCGCGAGGATATTAAATagtaacagtggaaacaattgttcactaaCTACGTACCTTTTAGTTTTCATGCATTGTTATTGttgattatatattatttatttttttacaggtgTACAAAATGCGACATGCGTTTCCGTCTTCTGAGCGAGTTGAAACAGCACTATCCTACGCACTACCTCACTGACGGAGAACCGCCTTTAATACCAGTGAGTAAGGACGAATCTGCGCCGGTCCTCGTTCTGAAACCGCCCGAGCCCGAGAAAGAGACGGAAGGCACTATTACCATCACTTTCAGCAGCAACGGGCTAGACAAGGACGGGCTACATGGGAATATTACGATTGATATCACACCGCAAAATACTTAAAAGTGTCCAAGTTGAAAAAGTGTGTAAGTGTAAaattgaagtaggtacctaaggcCGGTTTGTCATATTATTTGAAAACCTCGTCTTACtacaattgtattgtaataacaGCTGCTTAACGCCCCTGTTTACATAGTTAAGCAGAGACTAAATCGAAAATGAATTGTTATGTTATCTCTCTTTAAATGTATTGTTGTCTTAAGTCATATTTTAGGCCACAAATTGCCTTAAAAGTCTCATTAGTGTCTAAGAAATTGGCTTTACGTAAATTAAGTAGGTGATTTTAAGCAATGTATTAGAAATTTTTGGTAAAGTTTTTGTAAATAGTCTAAATATCTCCATACTTTTACTTTGAACCCCCCTAGATATAATTGACTCGAAGAGTGGTTGAAActttatcttttattaaaaatatttgaacgcCTAAAAGCTCTAAGTGCCTGCAACGCCATCGAGCCATCGTCGTTCGAACTACAATGCCCAAATAGCAACCTACTTGTGTTGTGTGTGCTTAAAGTTCAATTACGCTTTAGGCATTACAATCACATGGCGTATAGTGTAGGTGACGACTTTTGCACCAACAATACAGCGACTTTTAaaggattaaaaaatataaggcACTGTTTAGTCATTAAGTCGAAACTAGATGTCGC from Choristoneura fumiferana chromosome 7, NRCan_CFum_1, whole genome shotgun sequence encodes the following:
- the LOC141429896 gene encoding minichromosome maintenance domain-containing protein 2-like, encoding MELRCKLLLYLDKRRFLLDIKDSCEKFLEELNEKSLRFPPFRYVLEVDVMDVLDLFPDLGELLLQEPLKWQQFSNEILYSCLLAVNRSAQCVEFPQVAVILRLKSVPTVLHRVNPHNFTGLVHFQGLLLAISKPTSYAYHTVWSCPEECEGSDVILQRIPRVPPKCYVCRSVLFENSGLKRCGEQVAATFLLKNHLLTKKFMVTDDLITKLNLGSKYNIYAVILNKITSTWSIEEIVGLPAPITSPIPLDISELYRACDGLPCTFIFCLASSIGLTVCPLNTFMQLKISLLMSLATVKANELIESKIIHVLAASFDTRYVGELMIEAAKLADSSSVLGTSNTMTSTTLISSSGGICVMPLPLHSYNQKQISAVLTSIESSEITTETGRARLRCAVWAQGMDFKKILLFNVANVFGTVCRGDLGEYSEELVDFALQKAMEPEEISEEEMKARKDLASYLDLVAGIQVSLDNHTERLLRNYMLTARRELPKGVSVGNMEALVLTCLTSARLCGRAVANVNDAVFAIWLHISGCPEPRIAPDEYLQPPADVKKLRKTIDGFKNWLEQFTCIMDFE
- the IKKbeta gene encoding inhibitor of nuclear factor kappa B kinase subunit beta translates to MNDLVFIGDWTKDRVLGSGSFGVVVLWRHNRTDEKLAIKTCKWSDELNDKHRERWTKEVEMLQNTNNANIVSTKELPPEFSKGLERVNPSRLPILCMEYCGGGDLRQLLNKAEFCAGLREPQVRQILSDIRNAMQFLHSNRITHRDLKPENVVLQIIDSPSKNNLGVQSPKKIVYKLIDLGYAKEIDSNSVCASFVGTLQYLAPELFASKSYSNSVDFWSFGLLAFEIICGTRPFLPYLAPVQWIPQVKKKLHDNICVYETHHGDIEYSNEIFPENYISKPLKEFLEKWLRIALEWDPKLRGRDAPSKVTFNIPTEQQATAASKIVIFDLLEDILSKKIVKVFSVSTLSQHAYEIDEKTNIQALKKFLQNDTKITADKQIIISPKNYLNIGDDELVINYWNESCTNMLYVFDKTLILKDVIEPIVPKAIQRALKENQKALYNFKNSQNLYKNGVFFVLSQVEMYESLIHSLFARAESLKHEGKLLLLKHNTVDKCIGKLIEKQELITNMTETGKKHVERLREDGTGVNYLGGFDKLFKDIDDRSEKVTKLQLAWTQLSVRLQSATRRSNEVLSIEINNFVARNNFQSLLSETLKTYVNFKKGEFFNDQRTKEKPCTDIIKLCYECLKLRCKIVLEMSHQPFMLKLMDLNTEFTKISDIITNAADNNDKLNTDLTTLSNELTDCMWATISLLSSEADDLANLPYSVVSFQKRDFKIGESVSSHCIKVLNKVEEDEKLKNLIEESLKLRKNHSQLTEKLTMQRELLKKTDFDYSFLAK
- the LOC141429540 gene encoding uncharacterized protein encodes the protein MDYVQIRDIHVNLKMLNVDATCRTCTKNGDNLVDIFDPWKTENEDSAQLSDFSEVLKTFTGTQITKDDGLPTKLCEECVKALQFMFNFRQQVLNSYDELKRMIEEQTDVKNEHIEIDLKTEDQFDYDFCYDDFLLDDFPKQENEEKGFVCNECNKHYVNEKRFLKHLKTHEKPSFQCSICSKAYHRQSNLDRHLAKHSKCTICLSYFESEALLLKHMSEHVNGVEIKTEEEDELYKCSECDVVYTKHRSLAMHMKKHKFKGKIEGKKDYECDVCSKEFTLKSLLRRHMKLHSKERPFQCLKCNKSYSRQDQYNDHMNKHNGVRPYVCPHCSKAFTQLCSLKDHVRTHTGETPYLCSQCGRGFNNSSNLRQHMMRHTGLKPFACNLCPKRFSTKGQMTCHVGTHTGAHPYKCAQCGAAFTKPNSLKKHQLIHQGVKPFACDSCSMRFSCKDHLKRHYRIHTGEKPYRCQYCERAFTQSNDLAKHTRMHLGQNIYQCTKCDMRFRLLSELKQHYPTHYLTDGEPPLIPVSKDESAPVLVLKPPEPEKETEGTITITFSSNGLDKDGLHGNITIDITPQNT